A single genomic interval of Notolabrus celidotus isolate fNotCel1 chromosome 13, fNotCel1.pri, whole genome shotgun sequence harbors:
- the si:ch73-217b7.1 gene encoding ensconsin isoform X4, whose product MADQDGSDASPPESQASYSQYKSEDGRTSSATRPSSAGSGQAYSPTLTPNTTPTLTRTTTSNSPSNNAATKIDSLLFNKMDERQRLARERRGEREKQNAVKEAQWQAREERAKQHYEKHLEERRRKLEDQRVKEDKRRAAVEEKRRQKLEEDKARHEAVIRRTLERSQRTRQKSNRWSWGGVIHPNTTSTPADADRRSVSTMNLSKHTDPVISKRLSSSSATLLHSPDRGLRRLPLTPWESNVVNRLQQPTHSYLARSRSAMSLSGEQTAMPVCPRSVSCHPMGSMSFKALQAQPLPHCRSHDRSLSRETASSSSKTQVRRRTTGTTQQKDREHVRKSWSNLSLPLAPILTLPPNKRSSSLGKKISRMTAPSPGRQPQKAGERPPTPKMLKSPGPEDPGNLRPFRVTPESPRTTREQDEEDEDEVLSPLQPRPQPLGQNKSSSEPSPPAASESVSSPPAHRPSAGTTDPEEASRILAENRRLAREQREKEEEERKQQEEQARLAREEMARRKAEERAKREEEAQRQAEEMKKKKEEEERKMEEERLEKEKEEAEKLQKQKEEDESRQREEAERLKQERDKHFQKEEAERLERKKASGGDHEEDTTFRHTR is encoded by the exons CGTCTTACTCTCAATACAAATCGGAGGATGGAAGAACATCTTCAGCCACCCGCCCCAGCTCTGCAGGCTCCGGGCAAGCCTACTCGCCCACCCTGACCCCCAACACCACCCCTACCCTGACTCGCACCACGACCAGCAACAGCCCCAGCAACAATGCTGCCACCAAAATAG ACTCGTTGCTCTTCAACAAGATGGACGAGAGACAGAGGTTAGCCCGAGAGCGCCGCGGGGAGCGTGAGAAACAGAATG CTGTAAAGGAAGCCCAGTGGCAGGCCCGCGAGGAGCGAGCCAAGCAGCACTACGAGAAGcacctggaggagaggaggagaaagctgGAGGACCAGAGGGTGAAGGAGGACAAGAGACGGGCCGCCGTGGAGGAGAAACGGCGGCAAAAACTGGAGGAAGACAAG GCTCGTCATGAGGCGGTGATTCGTCGAACGCTGGAGAGGAGCCAGAGAACCAGGCAGAAGTCCAACCGATGGTCCTGGGGAGGAGTAATCCACCCAAACACTACCAGCACACCAGCCg ATGCTGACAGGAGATCAGTTTCCACGATGAATTTATCAAAACATACAGACCCGGTCATTTCCAagcgtctctcctcctcctctgctacACTCCTACACTCTCCAGACAGAG gtcTGCGCCGTCTTCCTTTGACGCCATGGGAGAGCAATGTGGTCAACCGCCTGCAGCAGCCGACACACTCTTACTTAGCTCGTAGCCGCAGCGCTATGAGTCTATCTGGAGAGCAAACAG CCATGCCTGTGTGTCCTCGCTCAGTGTCCTGCCACCCCATGGGCTCCATGTCCTTCAAGGCCCTGCAGGCGCAGCCTCTCCCTCACTGCCGCAGCCACGACAGGAGCCTCAGCAGGGAGACGGCCTCGTCTTCCTCCAAGACGCAGGTGCGCAGGAGGACCACCGGCACCACACAG CAGAAGGACCGAGAACATGTCAGGAAATCCTGGAGCAACCTGTCACTCCCACTGGCTCCCATTCTGACTTTACCCCCCAACAAGCGCTCCTCTTCTCTAGGCAAGAAGATCAGCAGAATGACAGCGCCCTCTCCTGGAAG GCAACCTCAAAAGGCAGGAGAGCGGCCTCCAACCCCCAAGATGCTGAAGTCTCCAGGGCCAGAAGACCCGGGAAACCTGCGACCGTTCAGAGTCACACCCGAGAGTCCCCGAACCACCAGAGAGcaagatgaggaggatgaagacgaGGTTCTGAGTCCTCTTCAGCCTCGCCCTCAGCCTCTGGGTCAGAACAAGAGCAGCAGTGAGCCGTCTCCACCAGCAGCCAGCG AGAGTGTAAGCAGTCCTCCAGCTCACAGACCCTCTGCAGGCACCACAGACCCAGAGGAGGCGAGTCGCATCCTGGCTGAGAATCGTCGGTTGGccagagagcagagggagaaagaggaagaggagcgcaAGCAACAGGAGGAGCAGGCGAG GTTAGCGAGGGAGGAGATGGCTCGCCGTAAAGCCGAggagagagcaaagagagaagaggaggctcAGCGTCAAGcggaggagatgaaaaagaagaaggaggaggaggagaggaagatggaggaagagagacttgagaaggaaaaagaggaggcagagaaacTTCAGAAACAG aaAGAGGAGGACGAGTCtcgacagagagaggaagcggAGCGACTGAAGCAGGAGAGAGACAAGCACTTCCAGAAAGAGGAGGCTGAACGCCTGGAGAGAAAAAA AGCGTCTGGAGGAGATC